The following are from one region of the Salicibibacter kimchii genome:
- a CDS encoding TetR/AcrR family transcriptional regulator codes for MARIKEYDENEVLQKAMVLFWTQGYEKTSMQDLVTHMGIHRRSMYDTFGDKHTLFMKALERYEDVIGAKIDAQVKPLDSVKQAIRCLFEIAIYKNEKEPIGCLTVKTAVELSLHDEEAAEKVADSFSKTEKLLYELLLRGQTLGEISNHHDAGKLSQFIHNSLVGLRVLAKTSGDREKLESIIDTTLSVLD; via the coding sequence ATGGCTAGAATCAAGGAATATGATGAAAATGAAGTATTACAAAAAGCTATGGTGCTCTTTTGGACACAAGGCTATGAAAAAACCTCGATGCAAGATTTAGTCACGCATATGGGAATCCATCGCAGAAGCATGTATGATACATTTGGCGATAAGCACACATTATTTATGAAAGCATTGGAACGCTATGAAGATGTAATAGGGGCCAAGATAGATGCGCAAGTAAAGCCACTGGATTCGGTAAAACAGGCCATCAGGTGTTTATTTGAGATTGCAATTTATAAAAATGAAAAAGAACCTATTGGTTGTTTAACAGTAAAAACAGCAGTTGAATTGTCCCTACATGACGAAGAAGCAGCAGAGAAAGTTGCGGATAGTTTCTCAAAGACTGAAAAACTACTGTACGAGTTATTGCTACGAGGTCAAACGTTGGGAGAAATATCTAATCATCATGATGCAGGAAAACTCTCCCAGTTTATTCATAATTCATTAGTGGGATTGCGAGTATTAGCGAAAACAAGTGGTGATAGAGAAAAATTGGAAAGTATTATCGATACGACACTGTCTGTTTTGGATTAA
- a CDS encoding acryloyl-CoA reductase yields MNNFKAMILDKVNDQTKLEIKQLSMEDLPEGDVTIQVAYSSVNFKDGAVAILNKFVSSYPVVPGIDLAGTVIDSKDERFTKGDEVIVTSFEIGTGHFGGFSEVARVPAEWVISLPKGLSLKDSMILGTAGLTAAISVQRLEDNGLEPSQGPVLVAGATGGVGSIAVNILARKGYEVVASTGKTDHEEYLKGLGAKQIIHRDEIVDNDNHPVREEKWAAAVDPVGGKTLQYILSTLKYGGSVATCGFTGGSEVSTTVFPHISRGINWLGVDSVQYPMNKRLKVWNRLGDDLKPTTLNEEIVNEISLEELPGVLAAILEGKVRGRTLVKL; encoded by the coding sequence ATGAATAATTTCAAAGCGATGATACTAGACAAAGTAAATGATCAAACGAAGTTAGAAATCAAACAATTAAGTATGGAAGATCTTCCAGAAGGCGACGTAACCATTCAGGTAGCCTATTCTAGCGTAAATTTTAAAGATGGTGCAGTAGCCATCCTAAATAAGTTTGTATCCTCCTATCCTGTTGTACCAGGAATTGATTTAGCTGGAACAGTTATTGATTCAAAAGATGAACGATTTACCAAAGGGGATGAAGTTATTGTTACGAGCTTCGAAATAGGAACAGGTCACTTTGGCGGCTTTAGTGAAGTCGCACGTGTTCCTGCAGAGTGGGTTATTTCCCTTCCGAAAGGGTTATCTTTAAAGGATTCTATGATTCTTGGCACAGCTGGATTAACTGCTGCAATATCCGTTCAACGATTAGAAGATAATGGATTAGAACCTAGCCAAGGACCAGTTCTAGTAGCTGGTGCAACTGGAGGAGTAGGCAGCATTGCGGTAAATATCTTAGCTAGAAAAGGTTATGAGGTTGTAGCGAGTACAGGAAAAACAGACCATGAAGAATATTTGAAGGGATTAGGAGCTAAACAAATCATTCATCGTGATGAGATAGTAGATAATGACAATCATCCAGTACGTGAAGAAAAATGGGCAGCAGCGGTTGATCCTGTTGGGGGAAAAACGCTCCAATACATTCTAAGTACATTGAAGTATGGTGGATCTGTAGCTACATGTGGTTTCACAGGTGGCAGTGAAGTTTCCACAACCGTTTTTCCTCATATTTCAAGAGGTATTAATTGGCTTGGTGTTGATTCGGTTCAATATCCAATGAACAAGCGTTTAAAAGTTTGGAATCGTCTAGGGGATGATTTGAAACCAACAACATTAAATGAAGAGATAGTGAATGAAATCTCATTAGAAGAGTTACCCGGAGTATTAGCTGCTATATTAGAAGGAAAAGTACGAGGAAGAACGCTTGTTAAACTATAA
- a CDS encoding IS110 family transposase has product MDPVIGLDIAKGESQVQAFLQRKKPYKKSFKFTHNLHGLHEFYRFYQDVEHVSGQAPVVIFESTGHYHEPVLQFLEEREITYYLINPVVSYEAKKTSLRKVKTDAIDAHHLCELYYKEDLEVFLKKTIQTMNLRNLTRQHQALTETYVQIKLQFQATLEQIFPEYQSVFSDLYANISLTTLLRYPTSYDVKNATQQELAAEMQQTGPKRSYAWFWHKARLLKDAAERNPFKRNIDQSHLVSLQMYVQMLFQYQEHLSKLKKEIDALAETFDEYLIIKSIPGIGRKIAATILSEMGDINQFQHPKKLVAYAGIDPSVHESGKFKATINRITKRGSSRLRQALFTAVQCGLTKNRNAKLKAFYDRKREEGKPHKTAVIACANKLLHWIHAMVKRNEAFVEQ; this is encoded by the coding sequence ATGGATCCTGTCATTGGCCTGGATATTGCTAAAGGAGAAAGCCAGGTCCAAGCCTTTTTACAAAGGAAAAAGCCTTATAAGAAAAGCTTCAAGTTCACGCACAATCTTCATGGATTACATGAATTTTATCGTTTTTATCAAGACGTTGAGCATGTGTCTGGACAGGCGCCAGTCGTCATCTTTGAGTCAACCGGGCACTATCATGAACCCGTGCTTCAGTTTCTTGAAGAACGTGAGATAACCTACTATTTGATTAACCCGGTCGTTTCCTATGAAGCGAAAAAGACGAGCCTGCGCAAAGTGAAAACGGACGCCATTGATGCACATCACCTGTGTGAGCTTTACTACAAAGAAGACCTGGAAGTGTTTCTAAAGAAAACAATACAGACCATGAACTTACGCAACTTAACCAGACAACATCAAGCATTAACCGAAACTTATGTACAAATCAAACTTCAGTTTCAAGCCACATTGGAGCAGATTTTCCCTGAATACCAAAGCGTTTTTAGCGATTTGTATGCCAATATTTCCTTAACCACCTTGCTTCGTTACCCGACCTCTTACGATGTCAAAAACGCAACACAGCAAGAGCTGGCTGCGGAGATGCAACAAACAGGGCCGAAACGCTCCTATGCGTGGTTTTGGCATAAGGCTCGCCTGTTAAAGGACGCAGCTGAACGAAATCCTTTTAAACGAAACATCGATCAAAGTCATCTGGTTAGCCTTCAGATGTACGTTCAAATGCTGTTCCAATACCAAGAGCATCTATCCAAGTTGAAAAAAGAGATAGACGCCCTGGCTGAAACCTTTGACGAATACCTCATCATCAAATCAATCCCTGGCATTGGGCGTAAAATTGCCGCCACAATCCTATCCGAGATGGGTGATATCAATCAGTTTCAGCACCCTAAGAAACTCGTTGCCTATGCAGGGATTGACCCGAGCGTTCATGAATCCGGGAAGTTTAAAGCTACCATCAATCGAATCACAAAAAGGGGTTCATCAAGGCTTCGGCAAGCTTTGTTCACAGCTGTGCAGTGCGGTTTAACTAAAAATCGCAATGCGAAGCTTAAAGCTTTTTATGATCGAAAACGAGAAGAAGGAAAACCACACAAGACCGCTGTTATCGCTTGTGCTAATAAACTTCTTCACTGGATCCATGCCATGGTAAAGCGTAATGAGGCTTTTGTAGAACAATAA
- a CDS encoding GntR family transcriptional regulator produces MRILISNQSKEPIYEQIKNQIKEKILNDELTEGDALPSMRKLAKDLRISLITTKRAYVELENEGFITSFVGKGSFVASQNMELLREKRLNQIEEQLAQIIEESKRANLSLGELKELLEMLYEEDK; encoded by the coding sequence ATGAGAATTTTAATTTCTAACCAGTCCAAAGAACCAATCTATGAGCAGATTAAGAACCAAATCAAAGAGAAAATCTTAAATGATGAATTGACGGAAGGGGACGCTCTTCCGTCTATGCGCAAACTCGCTAAAGATTTACGCATCAGCTTAATTACGACGAAACGTGCTTATGTTGAATTAGAAAATGAAGGCTTCATTACGTCGTTCGTTGGGAAGGGGTCGTTCGTAGCCAGTCAAAATATGGAATTACTTCGTGAAAAGCGATTAAACCAGATTGAAGAGCAGCTGGCACAAATCATTGAAGAAAGTAAGCGGGCGAATTTGAGTCTTGGCGAACTAAAAGAGCTTTTGGAAATGTTATATGAGGAGGACAAATAA
- a CDS encoding ABC transporter ATP-binding protein: MENTIKLENVSKQYKQFSLNNISFPVKKGFVTGFIGPNGAGKTSTIKMIMNLIHMDTGRIELFGLDHKENERAVKERIGFVYAENHFYDHLTIDKMKKIIAAFYKDWDDALFYETARQFDLPLKRKIKQLSSGMKMKFSLAIALAHHADLIIMDEPTSGLDPVFRSEILNVFSDIMQDEEKTIFFSTHITSDLEQIADYITFIDEGNILFHETKDDILERFAIVKGDTQLLDADTRKHLIGIRETDFGFEALTANRAEIAKVFGQEVLVEPANLEQIMVFIVRGEQHNSISRRETL, encoded by the coding sequence ATGGAAAATACAATTAAACTTGAAAATGTATCGAAGCAATATAAGCAGTTTTCTTTGAACAATATTTCTTTTCCGGTTAAGAAGGGGTTTGTAACGGGATTTATTGGCCCAAATGGAGCGGGTAAAACGAGTACGATTAAAATGATTATGAATCTCATTCATATGGATACGGGTAGGATTGAGCTGTTTGGATTGGACCATAAAGAGAATGAACGTGCTGTAAAAGAACGTATCGGGTTCGTTTACGCGGAAAATCATTTTTATGATCACCTTACGATCGACAAAATGAAAAAAATCATTGCAGCTTTTTATAAGGACTGGGATGATGCGCTATTTTATGAAACAGCCCGTCAGTTCGACTTGCCGCTTAAGCGTAAGATTAAACAGCTTTCCAGCGGTATGAAAATGAAATTCTCGTTAGCGATTGCATTAGCTCATCACGCCGATCTCATTATTATGGATGAACCAACTTCCGGTTTGGATCCCGTTTTTCGCAGCGAAATTTTGAATGTGTTTTCCGATATTATGCAAGACGAAGAAAAAACAATCTTTTTCTCCACGCATATTACATCAGACCTTGAACAGATTGCCGATTACATTACATTCATTGATGAAGGGAACATTCTTTTTCATGAAACGAAGGATGATATTTTGGAACGCTTTGCCATTGTAAAAGGAGACACACAGCTACTTGATGCGGATACACGCAAGCATTTGATCGGTATTAGGGAGACGGATTTTGGTTTCGAGGCTTTAACAGCAAACCGTGCTGAAATAGCCAAAGTTTTTGGCCAAGAAGTTTTAGTCGAGCCGGCGAACTTGGAACAAATTATGGTCTTTATTGTTCGAGGTGAACAGCACAATTCAATTTCAAGGAGGGAGACACTATGA
- a CDS encoding ABC-2 transporter permease, protein MKALLLKEYDSNQSTYAATFIFFAVAAWVIGDDQIPSFVSILFVGVYLFSTSYVDDQNNSHILINSLPVNRCLVVTSKYINGLLVGMLLLILTIVPNILIPGYTPLTEIALAAAAIMMVIAFYYPIYIIFGHRFMGYVFSAVLIGLLVMGPILSNTNVLDTIVIFLQQQSTVALMTGVTAASILILILSWMISVRVYVAKQF, encoded by the coding sequence ATGAAGGCATTATTATTAAAGGAATACGATTCAAACCAATCGACATATGCTGCAACATTTATTTTTTTCGCTGTTGCAGCGTGGGTCATTGGTGACGATCAAATACCTTCATTCGTATCGATATTGTTTGTAGGTGTCTATCTATTCTCAACTAGTTATGTTGATGATCAGAATAATAGCCACATACTGATCAATAGTCTACCCGTTAATCGCTGCTTGGTGGTCACATCTAAATATATAAATGGACTTTTGGTCGGTATGCTGCTTTTGATATTAACAATCGTACCAAACATTCTTATCCCAGGCTATACACCGCTAACTGAAATCGCGCTGGCAGCTGCTGCTATTATGATGGTGATTGCATTTTACTATCCAATTTACATTATTTTCGGACATCGTTTCATGGGTTACGTTTTCTCTGCAGTACTCATCGGTTTACTGGTAATGGGACCGATTCTTTCAAACACAAATGTTCTCGATACAATCGTTATTTTTCTTCAACAGCAATCAACTGTAGCCCTGATGACCGGGGTGACTGCAGCGTCCATACTGATTTTGATTTTGTCTTGGATGATTTCAGTGCGCGTTTACGTTGCGAAACAGTTTTAA
- a CDS encoding type II toxin-antitoxin system RelE family toxin, with amino-acid sequence MYELRIDKQAAKYLKKLDKPTRNRLMGALMELAETPLRIQV; translated from the coding sequence ATGTATGAGTTGCGGATTGATAAGCAGGCGGCCAAGTATCTTAAAAAGTTGGATAAACCTACTCGAAACCGGTTAATGGGTGCCTTGATGGAATTGGCGGAAACCCCTTTGCGGATACAAGTGTGA
- a CDS encoding type II toxin-antitoxin system RelE family toxin gives MKGYTSTFRKRVGDFRIIFEVDQGDLIVLVLKVGSRGDIYKK, from the coding sequence ATGAAAGGTTATACGAGCACGTTTCGAAAGCGTGTTGGCGATTTCCGAATTATTTTCGAGGTCGATCAAGGTGATCTCATTGTGCTTGTTTTGAAGGTTGGCAGCCGTGGTGATATTTATAAGAAATAA
- a CDS encoding nucleotidyltransferase substrate binding protein: MDNAKEIRWKQRFNNFEISYALLEEYKDHPLETELERAGLIQLFEVTFELAWKVLKDYIEAEGYMVKSPRQTIKQVYQMDLIENGHTWIDALSDRNLTEHTYDEAVAAKLVKNIREHYFLLMEKMYVKLSKER; this comes from the coding sequence ATGGACAACGCAAAGGAGATACGATGGAAGCAGCGCTTTAATAATTTTGAAATATCATACGCTCTTTTGGAAGAATATAAGGACCATCCGCTCGAAACAGAGTTGGAACGGGCAGGATTAATTCAATTATTTGAAGTGACCTTTGAGCTGGCTTGGAAAGTATTAAAGGATTACATTGAAGCGGAGGGTTATATGGTGAAAAGCCCTCGCCAAACGATAAAACAAGTGTATCAAATGGATCTCATAGAGAACGGGCATACATGGATAGACGCGTTGTCGGATCGAAACCTGACTGAGCATACGTATGATGAAGCTGTGGCGGCAAAATTAGTAAAAAATATTAGAGAACATTATTTCCTACTTATGGAAAAGATGTACGTAAAACTCTCAAAGGAACGATAA
- a CDS encoding nucleotidyltransferase family protein — MTGLIDRDFFYIQKALEKYPEIEKGIIYGSRALGNYKRGSDVDFAIVGERVSHRTMVGLNDDLNEEYPLPYMFDLVHYDELSNVDSKNHIHQYGRKLYRKGVSHETKR; from the coding sequence ATGACTGGGTTAATCGATCGGGATTTTTTCTATATACAAAAAGCGCTTGAAAAATATCCGGAGATTGAAAAGGGGATCATTTATGGCAGTCGTGCTTTGGGCAACTACAAAAGAGGGTCAGACGTAGATTTTGCTATTGTAGGGGAGAGGGTTTCGCACAGAACCATGGTTGGATTAAACGACGATTTAAACGAGGAGTATCCACTTCCTTATATGTTCGATCTTGTTCATTATGACGAACTTTCAAACGTAGATTCAAAAAATCATATCCATCAATATGGCCGGAAATTGTATAGAAAAGGTGTTTCACATGAAACAAAACGATGA
- the tadA gene encoding tRNA adenosine(34) deaminase TadA — protein sequence MKQNDEFYMEIALEEAAKAEKEKEVPIGAVIVHEDRVIARAYNRREQDQHIFTHAECIAMRAASEVIGSWRLEECTLYVTLEPCPMCAGAALQARVPRVVYGAADPKAGSAGTLMNLLDDARFNHMSEVVGGVLEDECSERLSSFFQKLRAGKRK from the coding sequence ATGAAACAAAACGATGAATTCTATATGGAAATAGCACTTGAGGAAGCCGCTAAAGCCGAAAAAGAGAAAGAAGTGCCGATTGGTGCGGTCATTGTGCATGAAGACCGGGTAATCGCCCGTGCATACAACCGCCGCGAGCAGGATCAGCATATCTTCACCCACGCGGAGTGTATCGCGATGCGTGCCGCAAGCGAAGTGATCGGTTCTTGGCGTTTGGAGGAATGCACGTTATATGTGACGTTGGAACCGTGCCCGATGTGCGCGGGCGCAGCGTTGCAGGCGCGTGTGCCACGTGTCGTTTATGGTGCGGCGGATCCGAAAGCCGGCAGTGCGGGGACGTTGATGAATCTACTCGATGACGCACGTTTCAATCATATGAGCGAAGTTGTCGGAGGGGTGTTGGAAGACGAATGCAGCGAGCGGTTGTCGTCTTTTTTTCAAAAATTACGCGCCGGGAAAAGAAAATAG
- a CDS encoding Rpn family recombination-promoting nuclease/putative transposase: MAYDRLKPKNDFIFKRLFGEQETKESLISLLNAIMRLEGSDQIVDLTVIENKELLKENFDDKTGRLDVRAETIGKMQIDVEIQLQNQGDMIRRTLYYLSKMYVQSIGSGDNYAKLKKTVTINILDFNLFAIERFHSTFHFYEDHEEAMLLTDAMEVHFIEYPKFEMMEKKLDDPLHRWLLFLDESLEENERKKLIEMDPDIQKAEERLEWLSGDAETRKLYEAREESVLERNSLIAEGEEIGMEKLVKTLLKQHKPDEVAAMTGLDVDWIKGIDESS; encoded by the coding sequence ATGGCGTACGATCGCTTAAAACCTAAAAATGATTTTATATTCAAACGATTGTTCGGTGAGCAAGAAACGAAAGAAAGCCTGATTTCACTTCTGAATGCAATTATGCGCTTAGAAGGCAGCGATCAGATTGTTGACTTGACGGTTATTGAAAACAAAGAACTGCTTAAAGAGAATTTCGATGACAAGACAGGGCGACTAGATGTGCGCGCTGAAACCATTGGCAAGATGCAGATTGATGTAGAGATTCAGCTGCAAAATCAAGGGGACATGATCAGGCGCACACTGTATTATCTATCCAAAATGTACGTTCAATCCATTGGTTCCGGAGATAACTATGCCAAGCTGAAGAAAACCGTGACGATTAACATTCTTGATTTTAACCTTTTTGCTATCGAACGATTTCACAGTACCTTTCACTTCTACGAAGATCACGAAGAAGCTATGCTTTTAACCGATGCTATGGAGGTTCATTTCATCGAGTACCCAAAATTTGAAATGATGGAGAAAAAACTAGACGATCCTTTGCACCGCTGGTTATTGTTTCTCGATGAAAGTCTGGAAGAAAACGAAAGAAAGAAGCTGATCGAAATGGATCCTGACATTCAAAAGGCCGAAGAACGTTTGGAATGGCTGAGCGGTGATGCAGAAACCCGCAAACTCTACGAAGCACGTGAAGAGTCCGTGCTGGAGCGCAACAGCTTGATCGCCGAGGGTGAGGAAATAGGTATGGAGAAACTGGTTAAAACCTTGCTAAAACAGCATAAACCAGATGAGGTTGCAGCGATGACAGGATTAGACGTTGATTGGATCAAAGGAATTGACGAATCGTCGTAA